In Equus asinus isolate D_3611 breed Donkey chromosome 13, EquAss-T2T_v2, whole genome shotgun sequence, one DNA window encodes the following:
- the MTNAP1 gene encoding mitochondrial nucleoid-associated protein 1, with product MEVCPYCKRPFKRLKSHLPHCKMIGSPVPADQKVCQSTPATLPRAKKAKGATKEAKERALGTESERRNPKLKKDAPERTVKSFPLLAVGLQTASNAKTDKDIKNQSQLSLKMLENTEPKITFQGETKAQFFASENTTPEKELEKDLPKSGKSRSTPSETEASLPQGPLFPSSSNQGRKYSSALRNDVQTTSANLRLDRIDPPRQKLLAKLLDMPSDDYHNSPMNLKYGVKRVRTSLSSNERDSKARGHFADVSSNVRDSESQEKNPESQVLGFKVSPLGKIQVRENEERGLKLEVEACVSKGNAEKSVSVTEMTSVSDDSKTDFSTDDSATKKKSQGEDSNLNVFMPRETACNDLLSVSQSCNQSLTSLALKFLQEEKAEACHHNRVPDVKALMESGDQPLQPEPGRHPQTLHPGCQQSLHSTQHHASKSPFTSQITVVADRKSLPSSLGLEWFPELYPGYLGLGVFPGQPRYWNAMAQKPQLLSPQGERLSQGKHVHFQGPSSPSKQFCVF from the coding sequence ATGGAAGTGTGTCCGTATTGTAAAAGGCCATTTAAGCGATTAAAATCCCACTTGCCACACTGTAAGATGATAGGATCACCTGTACCTGCTGATCAGAAAGTTTGTCAGTCCACACCAGCTACACTCCCACGTGCTAAAAAAGCGAAAGGGGCAACCAAAGAAGCTAAAGAGAGGGCGTTAGGgacagagagtgagagaagaaatCCTAAGTTGAAAAAGGACGCACCAGAACGGACAGTTAAGTCCTTTCCACTACTAGCTGTTGGTTTGCAAACAGCCAGTAATgcaaagacagacaaagacatcaaGAATCAAAGTCAGCTTTCCCTCAAAATGTTAGAAAATACTGAACCAAAGATTACTTTCCAgggagaaactaaggctcagtTTTTTGCATCAGAAAACACCACTCCTGAGAAAGAACTTGAGAAAGATTTGCCTAAATCAGGGAAAAGTAGAAGTACTCCTTCAGAAACTGAAGCATCTTTACCTCAAGGCCCACTGTTCCCTTCTTCATCAAATCAAGGTAGAAAATACTCTTCAGCCTTACGTAATGACGTACAGACCACTTCTGCTAATTTAAGATTGGACAGAATTGATCCCCCAAGACAGAAGCTTCTAGCAAAATTACTAGATATGCCTTCTGATGATTATCATAATTCTCCCATGAATCTCAAGTATGGGGTTAAAAGAGTAAGAACATCGTTGTCAAGCAATGAGAGAGATTCCAAGGCCAGGGGTCACTTCGCAGACGTCTCTAGTAATGTTAGAGACTCTGAGTCTCAGGAAAAGAACCCAGAATCGCAGGTTTTAGGTTTTAAAGTTAGCCCATTAGGTAAAATCCAAGTCAGGGAGAATGAGGAAAGAGGACTTAAGCTCGAAGTAGAAGCATGTGTgagcaaaggaaatgcagaaaaaagtGTATCTGTGACAGAAATGACTTCCGTGAGTGATGACTCTAAGACGGACTTCAGTACCGATGATTCAGccacaaagaagaaatctcaaggtGAAGATTCCAATTTAAATGTATTCATGCCAAGGGAGACAGCTTGCAATGACTTACTTTCTGTATCACAGTCATGTAATCAAAGTCTTACCTCTCTGGCTCTAAAGTTTCTtcaagaagagaaagcagaagccTGTCATCATAATCGAGTCCCTGATGTGAAGGCATTGATGGAGAGTGGGGACCAGCCTCTGCAGCCCGAACCTGGCCGTCACCCCCAAACCTTACACCCCGGTTGCCAGCAGTCTTTACATTCAACCCAGCATCACGCTTCTAAAAGCCCCTTCACCAGTCAGATCACGGTCGTCGCTGACAGGAAGAGTCTTCCTAgctccctggggctggagtgGTTTCCAGAGCTCTATCCAGGTTATCTTGGCCTAGGGGTGTTCCCAGGGCAGCCTCGGTATTGGAATGCAATGGCCCAGAAACCCCAGCTCCTCAGTCCCCAGGGGGAAAGACTCTCACAAGGTAAACATGTTCATTTCCAAGGGCCATCCAGCCCATCCAAACAGTTCTGTGTCTTTTGA
- the CPSF4L gene encoding putative cleavage and polyadenylation specificity factor subunit 4-like protein, protein MQEVIAGLGRFTFTFEKDVEMQKGTGLLPFQGMDKSSSAVCNFFAKGLCEKGKLCPFRHDRGDKMVVCKHWLRGLCKKGDQCKFLHQYDATRMPECYFFSKFGDCNNKECPFLHVKPAFKTRDCPWYDQGFCKDGPLCKYRHVRRTLCINYLAGFCPEGPKCQFAQ, encoded by the exons ATGCAAGAGGTCATTGCAGGGCTGGGGCGGTTCACCTTCACCTTTGAGAAGGATGTAGAGATGCAAAAGGGAACCGGACTCCTGCCTTTCCAGGGCATGGACA aGTCGAGCTCAGCCGTATGCAATTTCTTCGCTAAAGGGCTCTGTGAGAAAG GGAAGCTCTGCCCGTTCCGGCATGACCGAGGGGATAAGATGGTGGTGTGTAAGCACTGGCTCCGGGGGCTGTGCAAGAAGGGCGACCAGTGCAAGTTCCTGCACCAGTATGATGCCACCAGGATGCCTGAGTGCTACTTCTTCTCCAAGTTTG GTGATTGCAACAACAAGGAATGTCCCTTTCTCCACGTGAAGCCAGCTTTCAAGACCCGGGACTGTCCTTGGTACGACCAAGGTTTCTGCAAGGACG GGCCCCTGTGTAAATACCGCCATGTCCGCAGGACGCTGTGTATTAACTACTTAGCTGGCTTCTGCCCCGAGGGACCCAAGTGCCAATTTGCACAGTAA